In Desulfurococcaceae archaeon, one genomic interval encodes:
- a CDS encoding TIGR00296 family protein, translated as MKPIHPSELTYEEGVYLVKLARKAIEEYLRTNERFKPTDIPGEKLLRPGMTFTTLETLNTATGRTSLRGCIGFLAPIHSLVESVVESAIEAATGDPRFPPVELWEMDQIVVEVTVLSEPAKLDATDRLELVKRVVIGKHGLVVEKGWFKGTLLPVVPVEYCWDEETFLAETCLKAGLKPDCWLDPATRVYYYEGRVFREKTPRGEVYERDMNKEYKEVCRLTG; from the coding sequence GTGAAACCTATTCACCCCTCCGAGCTAACGTACGAAGAAGGCGTGTACCTTGTAAAGCTCGCAAGAAAAGCCATTGAAGAGTATCTCAGAACTAATGAACGCTTCAAGCCCACAGACATTCCCGGCGAAAAACTACTGAGACCTGGCATGACCTTCACGACGTTGGAAACGCTGAACACAGCTACTGGTAGGACCAGCCTAAGAGGCTGTATAGGCTTCTTGGCTCCAATTCACAGCTTAGTGGAGTCAGTTGTAGAATCGGCCATTGAAGCCGCCACCGGTGACCCCAGATTCCCGCCAGTAGAGCTTTGGGAAATGGACCAAATCGTGGTAGAGGTTACAGTGCTCTCTGAACCCGCTAAACTAGATGCGACTGATAGGCTTGAACTAGTAAAACGCGTAGTAATAGGTAAACACGGCTTAGTGGTGGAGAAGGGGTGGTTTAAGGGAACATTGCTACCCGTAGTCCCCGTAGAGTACTGCTGGGATGAGGAGACGTTTCTAGCTGAGACCTGCCTAAAGGCCGGCTTGAAACCGGACTGCTGGCTGGACCCCGCTACTAGAGTGTACTACTACGAGGGGAGGGTGTTCAGGGAAAAGACTCCGCGCGGAGAAGTATACGAAAGGGATATGAACAAGGAGTACAAGGAAGTTTGCCGGCTTACCGGGTAG
- a CDS encoding queuosine precursor transporter — MEVWLFWVMGLTLSTCTGAFLVRRFRDSYGYPVLVSLYVAFILVSNILASRLVVYNLFGVVAVTAGATLIFPFVAQIVDMVNEVYGRKASYMAVLITLMVNIIASTLIWHVACEEPALEEMGLSRDLAVVYDEAWRFYMLQTPRIVVASYTAFWVANILDAKIFADLKRHFYVKYKEAYKDVKIVTTFVLVRSIISDLVNMVVDSLVFFPLAYALTVPWEVLPEVILGGTYVKVVIILLTQPFLIAYRLLIRDVPRVID, encoded by the coding sequence ATGGAAGTCTGGTTGTTTTGGGTCATGGGCTTAACGCTATCGACCTGTACGGGGGCCTTTCTGGTAAGGAGATTCAGGGACTCCTACGGTTACCCTGTACTGGTATCGCTGTACGTTGCGTTTATACTAGTATCGAACATCCTAGCGAGCAGGCTCGTAGTGTACAATCTCTTCGGAGTCGTGGCGGTAACTGCCGGTGCAACCCTGATCTTCCCCTTCGTGGCCCAGATAGTAGACATGGTGAACGAGGTTTACGGTAGAAAGGCGTCTTACATGGCGGTACTAATAACCCTCATGGTAAACATCATCGCAAGTACTTTAATATGGCATGTAGCTTGCGAAGAACCCGCACTAGAGGAAATGGGCTTATCGAGGGATCTAGCAGTAGTCTACGATGAGGCGTGGAGGTTTTACATGTTACAAACGCCGAGAATAGTAGTGGCCTCTTACACGGCGTTCTGGGTAGCAAATATTCTCGATGCGAAGATCTTCGCTGATCTGAAAAGGCACTTCTACGTCAAGTATAAAGAGGCTTATAAAGACGTGAAGATAGTAACAACGTTCGTGCTCGTTAGGAGCATTATAAGCGACTTGGTAAACATGGTTGTCGATAGCCTCGTATTCTTCCCACTAGCGTACGCTTTGACAGTGCCCTGGGAGGTTTTACCGGAAGTAATACTCGGCGGTACGTACGTCAAGGTAGTAATAATCTTGCTAACACAGCCGTTCCTGATAGCTTATAGGTTGCTGATTAGGGACGTTCCGAGGGTTATAGATTAG
- a CDS encoding NAD+ synthase, with translation MIIDWLGWVKWLKLTTKDVINIPYTTVLDSLVRFVREYFKDSGAIRVVMGLSGGLDSSVLLALLVKALSPSRVTALILPDSNVTPEEDTKDAVELARSMGVEHHVVYIDQIVEAYRVAPFVQIAEDIPTGNLRARIRMNVLYYYANKYNAVVAGSSDRSELLIGYYTKYGDGAADFLPLGCLYKTQIRELGRHLGLPSQVVYKPSAPRLWKGHTALGELGYSYDEIDLALYALFDLRMGIDDAVQATGLPVELFEKVLLMHRKSRHKRVALPIPSLPWLSAPIREI, from the coding sequence ATGATAATAGACTGGCTAGGCTGGGTGAAATGGTTGAAGCTCACAACTAAAGATGTTATTAACATACCTTACACCACTGTGTTGGACTCGCTTGTGCGTTTTGTAAGAGAGTACTTCAAGGATAGTGGGGCTATTAGGGTCGTCATGGGGTTAAGTGGAGGTCTGGATTCCTCCGTACTCTTAGCACTATTAGTCAAGGCCCTTTCACCCAGTAGAGTTACAGCTCTAATACTGCCTGATAGTAACGTAACGCCTGAAGAAGACACGAAAGACGCTGTCGAGCTGGCGAGGTCCATGGGCGTGGAACACCACGTCGTATACATCGATCAAATAGTTGAGGCGTATAGGGTTGCACCCTTCGTACAAATAGCCGAGGACATCCCTACGGGTAATCTGAGAGCTCGCATTAGAATGAACGTCCTCTACTACTACGCGAACAAGTACAACGCCGTGGTGGCCGGGTCTAGTGATAGGAGTGAACTACTAATAGGCTATTACACTAAGTATGGTGACGGCGCTGCCGACTTCCTTCCACTCGGGTGCCTGTACAAGACCCAGATCAGAGAGCTCGGAAGGCATCTTGGATTGCCTAGCCAAGTAGTCTACAAGCCTAGTGCACCGAGGCTTTGGAAGGGGCACACGGCACTGGGCGAACTTGGTTATAGCTATGATGAAATAGACTTGGCATTATACGCCCTCTTCGACTTAAGGATGGGTATAGATGATGCAGTTCAAGCAACAGGCCTACCTGTAGAGCTCTTCGAGAAGGTGCTATTAATGCATAGAAAAAGCCGGCACAAAAGAGTTGCTCTACCTATACCTAGTTTGCCGTGGCTTTCCGCTCCAATACGGGAGATCTAA
- a CDS encoding DUF711 family protein: protein MGADIMIRAITFFTGRIETLQDAENELKIAEDVLTRVEKALKEYGYGVFTKRISLPGGSRELAYRLVDRVSKDVLVSIGYSKALKPTDVVNLATSGLYVPLLHAKEPNVDDAKTYSQIFHDASLKDPVFATRIAIGFHDEDFQTPYFPDSSSKGLRAIGLALLYPRYLVKLVRSGLSLGKSFERVFSEVEKVASIVKSISQLPVVVDYSLSPWMDNSVAELYSVIECPLLEPGAQYCTWLMNRYIQKCSDQRLRTGFNEVMLPYAEDLTLVEYGASGLIRARDFLAYAATCVAGLDMVVVPENREMFTQLVASTMAVAYVKSRPLALRAIPVTGNPGDIVDLKRFGKVPVIPY, encoded by the coding sequence TTGGGCGCGGACATCATGATTAGAGCTATAACTTTCTTTACGGGTAGAATTGAAACGCTCCAGGATGCTGAAAACGAACTTAAGATAGCTGAAGACGTTCTCACCCGGGTTGAGAAGGCGCTTAAAGAGTACGGGTATGGAGTGTTCACAAAAAGAATTTCCCTGCCTGGAGGATCAAGAGAGCTCGCCTATAGGCTGGTAGATCGTGTGAGTAAAGACGTGCTGGTCAGCATAGGCTACTCCAAGGCGTTAAAACCCACGGATGTCGTTAATCTCGCTACGAGTGGACTATATGTACCGTTGCTCCATGCAAAGGAGCCCAATGTTGACGACGCGAAGACGTATTCGCAAATATTTCACGATGCTTCATTAAAAGACCCCGTATTTGCTACTAGAATAGCGATAGGCTTTCACGACGAAGACTTCCAAACACCGTACTTCCCGGACTCGTCAAGTAAAGGACTCAGAGCGATTGGATTAGCGCTTCTGTACCCGAGGTATTTGGTTAAATTGGTAAGGAGCGGGTTAAGCCTCGGCAAGTCATTCGAGCGCGTTTTCAGTGAGGTTGAAAAAGTAGCGAGTATTGTCAAGAGTATCTCGCAGTTGCCAGTAGTCGTGGACTACAGCTTATCTCCGTGGATGGATAACAGCGTAGCGGAGCTATATAGTGTAATCGAGTGCCCGCTCTTAGAACCGGGTGCGCAGTATTGTACGTGGTTGATGAACAGGTACATACAGAAGTGCTCGGATCAGCGCCTAAGGACGGGCTTTAACGAGGTAATGCTACCGTATGCGGAGGACCTCACACTCGTAGAGTACGGAGCCAGCGGGCTGATCAGGGCCAGGGACTTCTTGGCGTACGCTGCTACATGCGTTGCAGGATTGGACATGGTCGTGGTACCGGAAAATAGAGAGATGTTTACTCAACTCGTAGCTAGCACTATGGCGGTAGCGTACGTTAAGTCCCGACCCTTAGCGCTTAGAGCAATTCCCGTGACAGGCAACCCAGGAGATATTGTAGACTTGAAGAGGTTTGGTAAAGTACCAGTAATACCGTACTAG
- a CDS encoding acetyl ornithine aminotransferase family protein, with translation MKPEVRVKPGSPGSKSKYWIEEHYKHIATTTHDPEILPLVIERAEGAWIYDVDGNRYLDFSSAISVCNLGYPTHPEVKKVVFEQLEKLAHGAGTDFFNPYQVELAKRLVAITPGSMPKKVFFANSGTEANEAAIKLVRQATGKKFIIAFYGGFHGRTMGTLATTASKSVQKKGVFPWMPGVVHVPYPNPFRNPWHVDGYEQPGELVNRVLEFIEEYVFDKLVPPEEVVATISEPIQGEGGYVVPPSTFFSELKKLLDRYGVLLIDDEVQMGLGRAGRMFAIEHFNTVPEVITLAKALSGGVIPIGATIFKADLDFRQPGVHSNTFGGHALACLVALKTIEIVERLLPHVQALEKIFREELLPLKEKFERVGDVRGIGLAWGVEFVTDKKSKRPDAMTRGKVVKTALEKGLVMLPCGKSAIRLIPPLTISEEEAKIGLEIFKQAVAESA, from the coding sequence TTGAAGCCTGAGGTTAGAGTGAAGCCCGGTAGTCCCGGATCGAAGTCTAAATACTGGATCGAAGAGCACTACAAGCACATTGCGACAACGACACACGATCCTGAAATACTACCACTGGTGATCGAGAGGGCAGAGGGGGCGTGGATTTACGACGTGGATGGAAACAGGTACTTGGACTTTTCTAGCGCGATAAGCGTTTGTAACCTCGGCTATCCCACGCACCCCGAAGTGAAGAAAGTAGTATTTGAGCAGCTCGAAAAGCTGGCACACGGTGCGGGTACAGACTTCTTTAACCCTTATCAGGTTGAACTGGCCAAGAGACTAGTAGCCATAACTCCCGGTAGCATGCCTAAGAAGGTGTTCTTCGCGAATAGCGGTACAGAGGCCAACGAGGCCGCGATTAAGCTAGTGAGACAGGCTACTGGAAAGAAATTCATAATAGCGTTCTACGGAGGGTTTCACGGGAGAACCATGGGCACTTTAGCGACAACTGCAAGCAAGAGCGTCCAGAAAAAGGGGGTATTTCCCTGGATGCCCGGAGTAGTGCATGTACCCTATCCGAATCCCTTTAGAAACCCGTGGCATGTTGACGGATACGAACAACCCGGCGAACTGGTGAATAGAGTGTTGGAGTTCATTGAAGAATACGTATTTGATAAGCTAGTGCCGCCGGAAGAAGTCGTAGCTACCATTTCCGAGCCTATTCAAGGCGAAGGCGGTTACGTTGTGCCGCCGAGCACTTTCTTTTCCGAGCTCAAAAAGCTCTTAGATAGGTATGGAGTGTTACTTATAGATGACGAAGTTCAGATGGGTCTTGGCAGAGCAGGCAGGATGTTTGCAATAGAGCACTTCAACACTGTGCCAGAAGTAATAACTCTGGCTAAGGCTCTCAGCGGCGGTGTCATACCAATAGGTGCAACTATTTTCAAAGCCGACTTAGACTTCAGACAGCCTGGCGTTCACAGCAACACTTTTGGAGGACACGCACTAGCGTGCCTGGTCGCGTTAAAGACTATAGAGATCGTTGAAAGGCTATTACCTCACGTACAGGCGCTTGAAAAGATTTTCCGCGAAGAACTACTGCCTCTCAAGGAAAAATTCGAGAGAGTTGGCGATGTCAGGGGCATTGGATTAGCGTGGGGCGTCGAGTTCGTAACTGATAAGAAGTCAAAGAGGCCGGATGCCATGACACGCGGCAAGGTCGTGAAAACAGCCCTCGAAAAGGGGCTAGTGATGCTCCCATGCGGTAAAAGCGCTATTAGGTTAATACCACCGCTTACGATAAGCGAGGAGGAGGCCAAGATCGGGTTAGAAATATTTAAGCAAGCCGTGGCCGAGTCTGCGTAA
- a CDS encoding potassium transporter TrkG, whose product MRLLAIVEGFLSVTMLLGLLMLTVPLIDAIYREPVSLWFLTVGLACTVTGYVLYKLVEHVGKVVEMSLLESMITYSLAWLLLPAISAVALSLESSIPYEDALFECISGFTGTGLTVMMGLDSTKRSILYWRGLMQWTGELGVVVFTAVFLPFFWRFGVILYSLERPTRISASLRETAMKIFYIYSLVTVLGIVTCVYLGVEPLDAAVHVMTAIATGGMSNYDANYEKVFQYAPLSIYPITILMIIGGFNFVTLSRILGGEFKRAWESEEFKAFIYLNITFMGISMLTVLPTVNWSLENSLLYGVFNALSALTTTGFSIGRLGSMSDHVKLLLTLAMFIGCMSFSTGGGIKVVRLVILCKKLKSYIVSFLTGGTVSPDIRLGGDVLDEREVANALIYIILHLSALLVGASLVKAIVPGVDMVDAVFETTSAASNVGLSVGVISAHAPLGVKIVLMALMYFGRLEYLPLIAFTGLLLYRKYRVFITR is encoded by the coding sequence TTGAGGCTACTAGCAATAGTAGAGGGTTTTTTATCTGTAACCATGCTGCTTGGATTGCTCATGCTTACCGTGCCCTTAATAGATGCCATTTACAGGGAACCGGTTAGTCTGTGGTTCCTCACTGTGGGTTTGGCTTGTACTGTGACCGGGTATGTGCTGTACAAGTTAGTAGAACATGTAGGCAAGGTGGTTGAAATGAGTCTTCTCGAATCCATGATAACGTACTCGCTTGCGTGGCTACTGCTACCGGCAATATCAGCAGTAGCGCTTTCATTGGAGTCTTCGATACCCTACGAAGATGCTCTTTTCGAGTGTATATCCGGGTTTACGGGAACAGGCCTCACGGTAATGATGGGCCTGGATTCGACTAAGCGTAGCATACTCTACTGGAGGGGCCTCATGCAGTGGACAGGCGAGCTCGGTGTAGTGGTATTTACAGCGGTATTCCTACCGTTCTTCTGGAGATTTGGGGTCATACTTTATAGCCTGGAAAGGCCCACAAGGATCTCCGCGTCGTTGAGGGAAACGGCGATGAAGATCTTCTATATCTACTCGCTAGTGACAGTACTCGGTATAGTTACGTGCGTTTACCTCGGCGTAGAGCCCCTAGACGCGGCGGTACATGTGATGACGGCGATAGCTACTGGTGGAATGAGCAATTATGATGCAAACTACGAGAAGGTATTCCAATACGCTCCACTAAGCATATACCCTATAACGATACTCATGATCATTGGGGGCTTTAATTTCGTAACGCTTAGCCGCATACTAGGTGGCGAGTTTAAGCGCGCGTGGGAGAGCGAGGAGTTTAAGGCATTCATATACCTCAACATCACATTTATGGGTATCTCAATGCTAACAGTCCTTCCAACTGTTAACTGGTCTTTAGAAAACTCCCTGCTCTACGGGGTTTTTAACGCATTATCTGCGCTGACAACAACGGGCTTTAGCATAGGTCGGCTGGGTTCTATGAGCGATCACGTGAAACTACTTCTCACGCTGGCGATGTTCATAGGCTGTATGAGCTTCTCAACTGGAGGCGGCATAAAAGTCGTGAGATTGGTTATTCTCTGTAAGAAGCTAAAATCGTACATCGTGTCTTTCTTAACTGGGGGCACCGTTTCCCCGGACATTAGACTTGGAGGAGACGTATTAGATGAAAGAGAAGTTGCTAACGCGCTGATCTACATAATACTGCATTTATCGGCCCTTCTCGTAGGGGCTAGCCTGGTGAAGGCTATTGTACCGGGCGTAGACATGGTTGACGCAGTATTTGAAACCACTTCAGCTGCAAGTAACGTTGGCCTATCAGTCGGCGTGATCTCAGCACACGCGCCTCTCGGCGTAAAGATCGTATTAATGGCGCTTATGTACTTCGGTAGACTCGAGTACCTACCTCTAATAGCCTTTACAGGCCTATTATTGTATAGGAAGTACCGAGTATTCATTACTAGGTGA
- a CDS encoding LSM domain-containing protein, translating into MKVQEKITEAGFLSRVPRNMKPPSPLKLLKSAEGSIVLVKTKGGYEYIGVLELADGVMNVVLSNCIEYNDEKPTLRLGKVIIRGSNIEFVSIDYGKVAPENVQVKL; encoded by the coding sequence GTGAAGGTGCAAGAGAAAATTACCGAGGCTGGTTTTTTGAGCCGTGTACCGAGAAATATGAAACCACCAAGCCCATTAAAACTACTGAAAAGCGCGGAAGGTAGCATAGTGCTGGTAAAGACTAAAGGAGGGTACGAGTACATAGGTGTGCTCGAATTAGCTGATGGAGTAATGAACGTCGTTTTATCAAACTGTATAGAATACAACGATGAGAAGCCGACATTAAGACTCGGCAAAGTAATAATTAGAGGCAGTAACATAGAGTTCGTGAGCATAGATTATGGCAAGGTTGCCCCGGAAAACGTTCAAGTCAAACTCTAA